A genomic segment from Prosthecobacter fusiformis encodes:
- a CDS encoding gluconokinase encodes MVNPVSSTALPRTIIVMGVSGCGKTLIGNLLAERLGGVCEDADDFHSVANKEKMGAGIPLTDEDRWPWYATLRARIVEMREMTPLYLLACSALKEIYREKLRENDAEGVMIFVHLKGPKEVIFSRMAKRKGHYMPVTLLDSQFAILEESADLWNVSLEQTPEEIVEEVVRRLGVD; translated from the coding sequence ATGGTGAATCCGGTTTCTTCTACTGCCCTGCCCCGAACGATCATTGTGATGGGGGTGAGCGGGTGTGGGAAGACGTTGATCGGGAATCTGCTGGCGGAGAGGTTGGGCGGGGTGTGTGAGGATGCGGATGATTTCCACTCGGTGGCGAACAAGGAGAAGATGGGGGCGGGTATCCCGCTGACGGATGAGGACCGGTGGCCGTGGTATGCGACGCTGCGGGCGCGCATCGTGGAGATGCGGGAGATGACGCCGCTGTATCTGCTGGCGTGCTCGGCACTGAAGGAGATTTATCGGGAGAAGCTGCGTGAAAATGATGCGGAGGGGGTGATGATCTTTGTGCACCTGAAGGGGCCGAAGGAGGTGATCTTTTCCCGGATGGCGAAGAGGAAGGGGCATTACATGCCGGTGACGCTGCTGGACAGCCAGTTTGCGATCTTGGAGGAGTCTGCGGATTTGTGGAATGTGTCTCTGGAGCAGACGCCGGAGGAGATCGTGGAGGAGGTGGTGCGGAGACTGGGGGTGGACTGA
- a CDS encoding type II toxin-antitoxin system VapC family toxin: MTSAYYDSTYLFKLQCQENGSFEVRAHAVTIDALYCSMHGRAEFVSACHRKVREGTATLIQLQTLLAQVSEDTKAGGLRWLPITEATISRVESVFSTASETTYLRAADAMHLACAAENGFSEIYSNDRHLLAAAHLFGLRGVNVIP; the protein is encoded by the coding sequence ATGACATCCGCCTATTACGACTCAACCTACCTGTTCAAACTTCAATGTCAGGAAAATGGCAGCTTTGAGGTGCGTGCACATGCGGTGACAATAGATGCACTTTATTGCTCCATGCACGGAAGGGCTGAATTCGTCTCCGCTTGTCATCGAAAGGTGCGCGAGGGCACAGCGACTCTGATACAACTACAAACTTTGTTGGCTCAAGTTAGCGAAGATACGAAAGCAGGTGGCTTGCGATGGTTGCCAATCACAGAAGCTACTATTTCCCGAGTCGAATCGGTTTTTAGCACAGCGTCAGAAACGACGTATCTGCGAGCAGCGGATGCAATGCATCTGGCGTGTGCAGCAGAGAATGGGTTTAGTGAGATTTACTCTAACGACCGGCATCTTTTAGCTGCGGCACATTTATTTGGGCTGCGTGGGGTGAATGTGATTCCTTGA
- a CDS encoding FitA-like ribbon-helix-helix domain-containing protein gives MSALVIESFPDTLYARLKLTAAAHQRSLPQEAIHQLEKALATEQDSVLPPIEPRSYWANRRLLPEYEMLLSSGAFSGGTESSEMISEERDAR, from the coding sequence ATGTCAGCGCTCGTCATTGAATCATTTCCAGATACGCTGTATGCCCGGTTAAAACTGACTGCGGCAGCGCATCAGCGTTCCTTGCCTCAAGAAGCAATTCATCAATTGGAGAAGGCTCTAGCGACTGAGCAGGACAGTGTCTTGCCCCCCATTGAACCACGATCTTACTGGGCAAACCGCCGCCTTTTGCCAGAATATGAAATGCTGCTGTCGTCGGGCGCTTTCTCAGGAGGCACTGAATCCAGTGAGATGATTTCTGAGGAACGGGACGCGCGATGA
- the purU gene encoding formyltetrahydrofolate deformylase, whose translation MPAPDTATLLIHCPDRPGLVHDVTGFIFSHRGNIIDLQQHIDPAQDTFFMRLEWSLENFTLEQEEIEARLQPLARRHEMQMRLHFASRRKRVALFVTKENHCIYDLLARHEAGDLPVDIPLIIANHETLRPAAERFGIPFHHFPITKENKQAQEAAQIDLLKKERVDTVVLARYMQIISPAMIEAFPHQILNIHHSFLPAFVGAKPYHQAHARGVKIIGATSHYVTADLDEGPIIHQDVMRVSHEDSVQDLVRLGRDLEKTVLAKALWWHVRDQVLVYQNKTVVFE comes from the coding sequence ATGCCTGCGCCTGACACTGCCACCCTCCTGATTCATTGCCCGGACCGTCCGGGTCTCGTGCATGACGTCACCGGTTTCATCTTTTCCCACCGGGGAAACATCATCGACCTCCAGCAGCACATCGATCCCGCCCAGGACACCTTCTTTATGCGCCTGGAGTGGAGCCTCGAAAACTTCACCCTGGAGCAGGAGGAAATCGAAGCCCGCCTCCAGCCCCTCGCCCGCCGTCATGAAATGCAGATGCGCCTCCACTTCGCCAGTCGGCGCAAGCGCGTCGCCCTTTTTGTCACCAAGGAAAACCACTGCATCTATGACCTCCTCGCCCGCCATGAGGCCGGGGACCTGCCGGTGGACATCCCCCTCATCATCGCCAACCACGAAACCCTCCGCCCGGCGGCGGAGCGCTTCGGCATCCCCTTTCACCACTTCCCCATCACCAAGGAGAACAAGCAGGCGCAGGAAGCCGCCCAGATCGATCTGCTGAAAAAAGAGCGTGTGGATACCGTCGTTCTCGCCCGGTACATGCAGATCATCAGCCCCGCGATGATCGAGGCCTTTCCGCATCAGATCCTCAACATCCATCACAGCTTCCTGCCCGCCTTTGTCGGTGCCAAGCCCTACCACCAGGCTCACGCACGCGGCGTCAAGATCATCGGTGCCACCAGCCACTACGTCACCGCCGACCTTGATGAAGGCCCCATCATCCATCAGGACGTCATGCGCGTCAGCCACGAAGACAGCGTCCAGGACCTCGTCCGTTTAGGTCGCGACCTCGAAAAAACCGTCCTCGCCAAAGCCCTCTGGTGGCACGTCCGGGATCAAGTCCTCGTTTACCAAAACAAGACCGTCGTCTTCGAATAA
- a CDS encoding helix-turn-helix domain-containing protein, which translates to MVTLIGPQLRSAREQLGLTLEDAAHETRIPQQRLEWLEEDNYAAFGSLTYARAFIKIYSAFLGINAQSLLEEIPSTRLRGPHAYRYLTENYGPWVNAQNRLRQTVVRGGGGRSPVMAGIGIFLLMLIGTGVWGNHVARQRQAGNMQAVATHEVKLSTPARTPKTAFSSGVLLPGKQKQIFHKRVADAAAAAFDAGMSAGMD; encoded by the coding sequence ATGGTCACACTCATTGGTCCTCAATTACGATCAGCCCGCGAACAGTTGGGGCTGACCTTGGAGGATGCTGCGCATGAAACACGCATTCCCCAGCAACGCCTGGAATGGCTGGAGGAAGATAATTATGCGGCGTTTGGCAGCCTGACCTATGCGCGGGCCTTCATCAAGATTTACAGTGCGTTTTTGGGGATCAATGCCCAGAGTCTGCTGGAGGAAATCCCTTCGACCCGGCTGCGTGGGCCCCATGCTTACCGATATCTGACGGAAAATTATGGTCCATGGGTGAATGCCCAGAACCGGCTCCGTCAGACGGTGGTGAGAGGTGGGGGAGGGCGATCCCCGGTGATGGCGGGCATTGGCATCTTTTTATTGATGCTGATCGGCACCGGGGTGTGGGGAAATCATGTGGCACGCCAGAGGCAGGCGGGGAATATGCAGGCGGTGGCCACCCATGAGGTGAAGTTGTCCACTCCTGCCCGGACTCCGAAGACGGCGTTCAGCAGTGGTGTGTTGCTACCGGGAAAGCAGAAGCAGATTTTCCACAAGCGGGTGGCTGATGCTGCGGCGGCTGCATTCGATGCTGGAATGTCTGCGGGCATGGATTAA
- a CDS encoding HU family DNA-binding protein: protein MTTVTKRDLITELSDQTGLKHHQVAEVLDGLIELIGKKVESGHDVTFRKFGTFEVCVAKSKIGRNPNKPENEVLIPDRCVVRFKPGRELKERVAKLPPSKLNGDKP from the coding sequence ATGACGACTGTCACCAAACGCGATTTGATCACGGAACTAAGCGACCAAACTGGACTCAAACATCACCAGGTCGCTGAAGTTTTAGATGGGCTGATCGAGCTGATCGGGAAGAAGGTGGAGTCTGGACATGACGTGACTTTTCGTAAATTTGGCACCTTTGAAGTCTGTGTGGCCAAATCGAAGATCGGTAGAAACCCTAATAAACCGGAGAATGAGGTCTTGATTCCAGACCGCTGTGTGGTCCGGTTCAAGCCGGGCCGTGAATTGAAAGAGCGGGTGGCTAAATTGCCCCCATCCAAGCTCAACGGCGACAAGCCTTGA
- the rnhC gene encoding ribonuclease HIII — protein sequence MPPLTSYTKALTEKQAAQLRTILTGQGWEFETKPYCLYAASRGKVNVQVYQKGPKVLVQGKEAGDFVTNILEPQVLGEAELGYEEVHHPEMYHPHIGVDESGKGDFFGPLVIAGVYVDGAVARQLRELGAVDSKSIGSDRKIEQLAQAIRTVPGLRYEVVQINPERYNALYEKFGNLNRLLAWGHAKVIELLLERVPDCPQALSDQFANPAVLKRALQAKGREIELVQRTKAESDPAVAAASILAREKFIHWLRDTGETFGLPLPRGASALVKDHARQLIQTQGNSVLGKVAKMHFKTAAEVCNTAVAGNPPLAT from the coding sequence ATGCCCCCTCTTACGAGCTATACTAAAGCACTGACTGAAAAGCAGGCCGCCCAATTGCGGACGATCCTGACGGGTCAGGGGTGGGAGTTTGAGACGAAGCCGTACTGCCTGTATGCGGCCAGCCGGGGCAAGGTGAATGTGCAGGTCTATCAAAAAGGACCGAAGGTGCTGGTGCAGGGCAAGGAGGCGGGGGATTTCGTCACGAATATCCTGGAACCGCAGGTGCTGGGGGAGGCGGAGCTGGGCTATGAAGAGGTGCATCATCCTGAGATGTACCACCCCCACATCGGGGTGGATGAGAGTGGCAAGGGGGACTTTTTCGGCCCGCTGGTCATCGCGGGGGTGTATGTGGACGGTGCGGTGGCGCGGCAACTGCGGGAATTAGGCGCGGTGGATAGCAAGAGCATCGGCAGTGACCGGAAGATCGAACAATTGGCTCAAGCCATCCGAACGGTGCCTGGGCTACGATATGAGGTGGTGCAGATCAATCCCGAACGCTACAACGCCCTATACGAGAAGTTTGGAAATCTGAACCGACTGCTGGCCTGGGGCCATGCGAAGGTCATCGAGCTGCTGCTGGAGCGGGTGCCGGACTGCCCGCAGGCGCTTTCTGACCAATTTGCCAATCCGGCGGTGCTGAAACGTGCGCTGCAAGCGAAGGGGCGGGAGATCGAGCTGGTGCAGCGAACAAAGGCGGAATCCGACCCTGCGGTGGCTGCGGCCTCCATCCTGGCGCGGGAAAAATTCATCCACTGGCTGCGTGATACGGGGGAGACCTTCGGGCTGCCGCTGCCCCGTGGGGCATCCGCTCTGGTGAAGGATCACGCCCGGCAACTCATTCAGACTCAAGGGAATTCTGTTTTAGGTAAAGTGGCGAAGATGCACTTCAAGACAGCTGCGGAGGTATGCAACACTGCCGTGGCTGGGAACCCCCCACTAGCAACCTAA